The following proteins are co-located in the Legionella busanensis genome:
- a CDS encoding PHA/PHB synthase family protein, with product MTADTELSQLMQSVAEKSLQMLESFRNQPPQLPLWINRFIDLTKDFQALMATFFKNPEKIWQYQIAYWQDAMSLAQDQFTCWLEGKSMPIEDKRFSGDEWVNNPFFNLLSQQYLLASEHFNTLLERLDYGDKRLAKRVQFFSRQYLDALSPANFIHTNPQLMAETIQSHGKNLLRGLQNLLTDMESGSARLIIKMTDMDAFKIGKNLATTPGKVIFRNEMMELIQYTPRTEKTYTIPLMMIPPWINKYYILDLSENNSLIGWLVKQGITVFVISWVNPDATFAKKGLYSYLSEGPMTAIEVIKEQLQVNKVNTLGFCIGGTLLACLLAYSKAHNKKSIRSATFLASMIDFSDPGDISVFIDEHQIRHLEEQMKLKGYLDGRFMASTFNSLRANDLVWSFFIKNYLQGQNPVPFDILYWNADATNMPAKMHSQYLRWMYLHNNLIKPGKIKLNHTPLDVNKIDVPTYFISTKKDHIAPWQTTYVGFQAMKGEKQFLLGGSGHIAGIINPPCAKKYDYYVNPATDLSADEWFNSATKYTGSWWPTWFKWLKKKSGPLKLAPKFSELPYKPLIAAPGKYVFQTTSRPEADVEKEKEITES from the coding sequence ATGACCGCCGATACTGAATTAAGCCAACTTATGCAATCAGTTGCTGAAAAAAGTCTGCAAATGTTAGAAAGTTTTCGTAACCAACCACCACAGCTTCCACTATGGATTAATCGTTTCATTGATTTAACCAAAGATTTTCAAGCGCTCATGGCAACTTTCTTTAAAAATCCAGAAAAAATTTGGCAATATCAGATTGCTTATTGGCAAGATGCCATGAGTTTGGCGCAAGATCAATTTACTTGTTGGCTAGAAGGGAAATCTATGCCAATTGAAGACAAACGATTTAGTGGCGATGAGTGGGTTAATAATCCTTTTTTTAATTTATTAAGCCAGCAATATTTATTAGCTAGTGAACATTTTAATACCTTGCTTGAAAGGTTAGATTATGGCGATAAACGTTTAGCTAAACGAGTACAATTTTTTAGCCGGCAATATTTAGATGCGTTATCTCCAGCCAACTTTATTCATACTAATCCACAATTAATGGCAGAAACTATTCAAAGTCATGGCAAAAATTTACTGCGCGGACTACAAAACTTATTAACCGATATGGAATCTGGATCAGCTCGTTTAATTATTAAAATGACTGATATGGATGCTTTTAAAATTGGTAAAAATCTAGCAACGACACCTGGGAAAGTAATTTTCCGCAATGAAATGATGGAATTAATCCAATATACCCCACGCACTGAGAAAACATATACTATCCCCTTAATGATGATTCCGCCTTGGATAAATAAATACTATATACTTGATTTGAGTGAAAATAATTCACTTATTGGCTGGCTTGTTAAACAAGGAATTACAGTTTTTGTTATCTCCTGGGTTAATCCCGATGCTACCTTTGCAAAGAAGGGCTTATACAGCTACTTAAGCGAGGGGCCGATGACTGCTATTGAAGTAATTAAGGAGCAACTACAAGTAAACAAGGTCAACACCTTAGGTTTTTGTATAGGAGGAACTTTACTCGCCTGCCTTCTCGCCTACTCTAAAGCACATAATAAAAAATCAATTAGGAGTGCTACATTTTTAGCATCCATGATTGATTTTAGTGATCCAGGCGATATCTCTGTCTTTATTGATGAGCATCAAATCAGACACTTAGAAGAGCAGATGAAATTAAAAGGTTATTTAGATGGACGCTTTATGGCAAGTACCTTTAATTCACTGCGAGCAAACGATTTAGTATGGTCCTTCTTTATTAAGAATTATTTACAAGGTCAAAATCCTGTTCCTTTTGATATTCTTTACTGGAACGCTGATGCCACCAATATGCCTGCAAAAATGCATTCTCAATATCTACGTTGGATGTATTTACATAATAATTTAATCAAACCGGGTAAAATTAAATTAAATCATACACCTTTAGATGTTAATAAAATTGACGTACCAACTTATTTTATCTCCACAAAAAAGGATCACATCGCCCCTTGGCAAACAACTTATGTTGGTTTTCAAGCAATGAAAGGTGAAAAACAATTTCTTTTAGGGGGTTCTGGCCACATTGCAGGTATTATTAATCCGCCCTGTGCTAAAAAATATGATTATTATGTAAATCCTGCAACTGATCTGTCTGCAGATGAATGGTTTAATAGTGCAACTAAATATACAGGTTCATGGTGGCCTACTTGGTTTAAATGGC
- a CDS encoding cell division protein ZipA C-terminal FtsZ-binding domain-containing protein — protein MQANLSLVLNVILLIGVVIAIGRLMKTKRQANRFSSYQPPLGKVENKPFDDIIAVRKVNSNLLNEEEDLANVKISASEHDDKKPILVDEVINNESSYESNNETGPSVMMFLLAKENRQLAGYELLQTVLAAGLRFGEGHLFHRHQYSNGQGPILCSLAAATPTGVFDLQNIGGFSVRGLCLFMHSSGNPTIDKERFTIMLDTAKQLSDELDTLLLDEKKRPLTAESLRHYYKLLNITDISDIKEFKENEIA, from the coding sequence ATGCAGGCAAACTTAAGTCTAGTACTCAATGTAATATTACTAATTGGCGTAGTCATTGCAATAGGACGTTTAATGAAAACCAAACGTCAAGCCAATCGTTTCTCAAGCTATCAACCGCCGTTAGGTAAAGTAGAAAATAAGCCGTTTGATGACATTATTGCTGTACGCAAAGTTAATTCTAACCTATTAAACGAAGAAGAGGATTTAGCTAATGTAAAAATTAGTGCTAGTGAACATGATGATAAAAAACCTATTTTAGTTGATGAAGTTATAAATAATGAGTCATCTTATGAAAGTAATAATGAAACAGGCCCTTCAGTCATGATGTTTTTACTGGCTAAAGAAAATCGTCAGCTAGCAGGATATGAATTACTGCAAACTGTATTAGCTGCTGGCTTGAGGTTTGGCGAAGGCCACTTGTTTCATAGACATCAATATTCCAATGGTCAGGGCCCCATTTTATGCAGCCTTGCAGCTGCAACACCGACAGGGGTTTTCGATTTGCAAAATATTGGGGGATTTTCGGTAAGAGGCTTATGCTTATTCATGCATTCTTCAGGTAATCCTACTATCGATAAAGAACGCTTTACTATTATGTTGGATACAGCCAAGCAGCTAAGTGATGAATTAGATACACTTTTACTTGATGAAAAAAAGCGGCCATTAACGGCAGAAAGTTTAAGACATTATTATAAATTACTAAATATTACTGATATATCAGATATTAAAGAATTTAAGGAAAACGAAATTGCTTAA
- a CDS encoding cell division protein ZapB, whose protein sequence is MRKATINKIIGYLILIVVVTFLSSGFYFWEQYLLAHFLGGFQEPDIPIMHSSPGFHFFFKAWPIWIFPLIINNLFITLIGKKYYQVFIKRIAKLKQERLKLQNEIKELKFKLIKLNDEVNKSRRNVDQEKHKALQIAYDNLVNDYKQSTDFIEKLLDKINQYGLK, encoded by the coding sequence TTGCGTAAAGCAACAATTAATAAAATTATAGGATATTTAATCTTAATTGTAGTCGTAACTTTTTTATCTAGCGGATTTTATTTTTGGGAACAATATCTATTAGCCCATTTTTTAGGTGGTTTTCAAGAGCCAGATATACCTATCATGCATTCTTCGCCTGGATTTCATTTCTTTTTTAAAGCTTGGCCAATTTGGATTTTTCCTCTCATTATTAATAACTTATTTATAACGCTAATTGGAAAAAAATATTATCAGGTTTTTATAAAGCGTATTGCTAAATTAAAGCAAGAACGTCTAAAGTTACAAAATGAAATTAAAGAATTAAAATTTAAGTTAATTAAATTGAATGATGAGGTAAATAAATCTAGGCGCAATGTCGATCAGGAGAAGCATAAAGCGCTACAAATTGCTTATGATAATTTGGTAAATGATTATAAACAAAGTACTGATTTTATAGAAAAGTTGTTAGATAAAATAAATCAGTACGGTTTAAAATAG
- the smc gene encoding chromosome segregation protein SMC, giving the protein MHLKQLKLAGFKSFVDPISIPFPSHLVAVVGPNGCGKSNIIDAVRWVLGESSAKTLRGESLTDIIFNGSTNRKAVGQASVELIFDNSLGRLGGQYGNYQEIAIKRLVTRAGDSLYFLNGIRCRRRDITDLFLGTGAGARGYSIIGQGTVSRLVEAQPEELRAHLEEAAGISKYKERRRETVMRINQTRENLARVSDIRDELTKQLQRLERQAKAAAYYQELKNLERTYKAEIIALKWQDLTKQSSQLENQINQFTIDYEQYQTSITQIYSHNTSLKIRIEQTQDVIETQQAHFYQLTTEIARLEEQLQQQNQEHQRLLMNRQTIYTEQLELNTQLNHEQKLIQNYQDDIKRTEFNLEASKQQLIKKQQLYQVAKQEQLEWQTKIKEVQTNLTRTEQELQVQQVHYQHIIQEQQNVQITFDKNTDLLSSLTQELNAINLVQEKTNLIHLENKKTEQEINYQRLFNNLGEIRQQLIQTEAELYQAQDQMHQLTAKHASVAAILATIKKQSYSSIKDHPRLFESLIVDKEWQYACELVLKDYLQATVVTSLQPILAKLNELADNSQSFTTPYFNLKKSTNYPCLADKISSSVPYFLPNLHKVFTASSVIEACSWLPQIGEDESIITKEGCWLAKGWIRITGKAPVDTVSLLAKQEELSHLESELQQAQTNLEQLKQKRDELHLFLEEQQEKVVASKEELNIILDEIRSEKTRIDTLQLKIEQLNTKRQELLKDNEQIKQRLVDLADQRFTIDQIIAAALPLKQQFLAEQEQYNRSKQDFDDAFLFKEKDLHEARNLMHQLEIENERNQLTYKQITANAAAKQDKLILLKERLKEDDKQLATLLESNFSCEKKLEVRLEEHKKVEQSLQVIREELNDDKAKFTAQEAKIKADEKQIKILQEKMQQLQLQLQTFRVQIGNLLDVLKEQGFQVQALIKALAPEITIKVREQHIEEIVTEINRLGAINLAAIEEYSNEMQRKQYLDEQYSDLINALAMLEVAIEKLDKETKLRFQQTFNDVNATFQSLFPRLFGGGRAALELTGDNLLEAGVLITAQPPGKRNNTIYLLSGGEKAMIAVALIFAIFQLNPSPFCMLDEVDAPLDDVNIGRFCNLVKEMSQVVQFLFITHNKITMELADHLIGVTMREPGVSRIVSVDVEQALAITEA; this is encoded by the coding sequence ATGCATCTAAAACAATTAAAATTAGCAGGATTTAAGTCATTTGTTGATCCAATCTCTATTCCTTTCCCCAGCCATCTGGTAGCTGTGGTTGGTCCAAATGGTTGTGGAAAGTCAAATATCATTGATGCAGTTAGATGGGTATTAGGAGAGAGCTCCGCTAAAACCTTACGGGGTGAATCCTTAACAGATATTATTTTTAATGGTTCAACTAACCGTAAAGCGGTAGGACAAGCCTCAGTTGAATTGATTTTTGATAATTCATTAGGCAGGCTTGGTGGCCAATATGGTAATTATCAAGAAATTGCTATTAAAAGATTAGTAACTCGTGCAGGGGATTCTCTTTATTTTTTAAATGGAATTCGCTGTAGGCGACGCGATATTACCGATCTTTTTTTAGGCACCGGTGCAGGCGCTCGCGGATATTCAATTATTGGTCAAGGGACTGTATCAAGATTAGTTGAAGCACAGCCTGAAGAGTTACGTGCTCATTTAGAAGAAGCAGCAGGCATTTCTAAATATAAAGAGCGACGACGTGAAACTGTCATGCGTATAAATCAGACTCGAGAAAATTTAGCCCGAGTAAGTGATATCAGGGATGAGCTTACTAAACAATTACAGCGACTTGAACGACAAGCAAAAGCAGCTGCATATTATCAAGAACTAAAGAATTTGGAGCGAACTTATAAAGCAGAAATAATAGCGCTCAAATGGCAAGACTTAACTAAGCAATCATCACAATTAGAAAACCAAATTAACCAGTTTACTATAGATTATGAGCAATATCAGACTAGTATTACACAAATATATAGCCACAATACCTCTTTAAAAATAAGAATAGAGCAAACGCAGGATGTAATTGAAACCCAGCAAGCCCATTTTTATCAATTAACAACAGAAATTGCTCGCTTAGAAGAACAATTGCAGCAGCAAAATCAAGAACATCAGCGCTTATTAATGAATAGACAAACTATTTATACAGAACAGCTGGAGTTAAATACTCAATTAAACCATGAACAAAAATTAATACAAAATTATCAGGATGATATTAAACGAACTGAGTTTAATTTAGAGGCTTCTAAACAGCAATTAATAAAAAAGCAGCAACTATATCAAGTTGCAAAACAAGAGCAGTTAGAGTGGCAAACAAAAATTAAAGAAGTCCAAACCAATTTAACTCGTACTGAACAAGAGCTACAAGTGCAACAAGTGCATTATCAACATATCATTCAAGAACAGCAAAATGTACAAATTACTTTTGATAAAAACACAGACTTGTTGTCTTCACTTACTCAAGAATTAAATGCTATTAATCTCGTGCAGGAGAAAACCAATTTAATACACTTAGAAAATAAAAAGACAGAGCAAGAAATCAATTATCAAAGACTATTTAATAATTTAGGTGAGATACGTCAACAATTAATACAAACGGAAGCAGAACTATATCAGGCTCAAGATCAAATGCATCAGTTAACAGCAAAGCATGCGTCAGTGGCTGCGATCTTAGCTACGATTAAAAAGCAAAGCTATAGCTCAATAAAAGATCACCCGCGTCTTTTTGAAAGCTTAATAGTGGATAAAGAATGGCAATATGCATGCGAATTAGTTTTAAAAGACTATTTGCAAGCAACCGTTGTTACCTCACTTCAACCTATTTTAGCTAAATTAAATGAACTAGCAGATAACTCGCAAAGTTTTACTACTCCTTATTTTAATTTAAAAAAATCAACAAATTATCCATGCCTAGCTGATAAAATAAGTAGCTCTGTACCTTATTTTTTACCAAATTTGCATAAGGTTTTTACAGCCTCAAGTGTTATAGAAGCTTGTAGTTGGCTGCCTCAAATTGGTGAGGATGAGTCAATTATTACAAAAGAGGGTTGCTGGCTTGCTAAAGGGTGGATTCGAATTACGGGAAAAGCCCCTGTAGATACCGTTAGTTTATTAGCTAAGCAAGAGGAATTAAGTCATTTAGAAAGCGAGCTTCAACAAGCCCAAACGAATTTAGAACAATTAAAACAAAAACGTGATGAACTTCATTTGTTTTTAGAAGAGCAGCAGGAGAAAGTAGTTGCTTCTAAAGAAGAATTAAATATTATTCTTGATGAAATTAGATCAGAAAAAACAAGAATTGATACGCTCCAATTGAAAATTGAGCAACTTAATACGAAGAGGCAAGAGCTATTAAAAGATAATGAACAAATAAAACAACGATTAGTAGATTTAGCTGATCAACGCTTTACTATAGACCAAATAATTGCAGCAGCTCTTCCCTTAAAGCAACAGTTCTTAGCTGAACAAGAGCAATATAATAGAAGCAAACAAGATTTTGATGATGCCTTTTTGTTTAAAGAAAAAGATTTACATGAGGCACGTAATTTGATGCATCAATTAGAGATAGAAAATGAACGTAATCAATTAACTTATAAACAAATTACTGCTAATGCTGCTGCTAAACAAGACAAGTTAATCTTATTAAAGGAACGTTTAAAGGAAGATGATAAACAGCTCGCTACACTTTTAGAATCTAATTTTTCTTGCGAAAAAAAATTAGAAGTGAGATTAGAAGAGCATAAAAAAGTAGAGCAATCTTTACAAGTCATACGCGAAGAGCTTAATGATGACAAAGCCAAATTTACAGCTCAAGAAGCTAAAATTAAAGCAGATGAAAAGCAAATTAAAATTTTACAAGAAAAAATGCAACAACTGCAGTTACAACTACAGACATTTCGAGTGCAAATCGGTAATCTATTAGATGTATTAAAAGAGCAAGGGTTTCAAGTGCAAGCCCTAATTAAGGCATTAGCACCTGAAATAACTATTAAAGTGCGTGAGCAGCATATTGAAGAAATCGTTACGGAAATAAATCGCCTAGGTGCTATTAACCTTGCAGCTATTGAGGAATATAGCAATGAAATGCAAAGAAAACAGTATTTAGACGAGCAATATAGCGATTTGATTAATGCCCTAGCAATGCTTGAGGTTGCGATTGAAAAGTTAGATAAAGAAACAAAATTGCGTTTTCAACAAACATTTAATGACGTGAACGCTACGTTTCAATCTTTATTTCCACGTCTTTTCGGTGGAGGGCGAGCTGCCTTAGAGTTAACTGGTGATAATTTATTAGAAGCAGGCGTCTTAATTACAGCGCAGCCGCCAGGAAAGCGTAATAATACAATCTATCTGCTATCCGGAGGAGAGAAAGCAATGATAGCAGTGGCGCTAATATTTGCTATTTTCCAGTTAAATCCTTCTCCTTTTTGTATGTTAGATGAAGTAGACGCGCCTTTAGATGATGTAAATATTGGACGATTTTGTAATTTAGTAAAAGAAATGTCCCAAGTAGTGCAATTTTTGTTTATAACGCATAACAAGATAACGATGGAATTAGCTGATCATTTAATTGGTGTAACTATGCGTGAGCCAGGCGTCTCTCGAATCGTTTCTGTTGATGTTGAGCAAGCTTTAGCAATAACTGAGGCTTAA